The nucleotide sequence AACCCTAACTGGAAGATAGTTCTATATCAACTCGTAATTCACAACCGATTGACAGAGCACCAAATTAAATCGATTTATGGAGAGAATGAATATGCAAATATCATGAACACTATGGATGAAATTGTGAAATCAGGATTGATACTAAAGCAAGCTCATAATACTTATGCCCTAAACAAAAGAGCTAAACATTATGTAGAAGACTGGCTGAAAGATTTAAAGATTTTATAAGAATCGCCTAAAAACAATTAATTAAGACTAATATTACTTTATCTACCGTTATGGAAACTTATTTGGATAATATACCATTTTCGCAAATATTAATATATCTGGCAATCGGACTATTACTAATTGTAGTCTCAAAATTTATCAGTGCCTATGTTATCCCATTGCTGAAAGGAAAACAAGTCTCAGTTAGTGTTTCCTGGCAAAGAGTACAAATAGTTATATGGCTGGTATTCTTCGGGATGTTCTACACTGCAATGCTGCACGAAAACAGGAATCTCACTATTATTTTAACAGTTGTTGTAACGGGCTTAGGATGGAGCTATTGGCGAAATATATTTTCGGGAATACTTATTAAATTTTACAATCAATTTAATGTTGGCGATGAAATTTCAACCGATTTTGTAATAGGAAAATTCAAGGAAATAAATCTGGACCAGTCTGAACTGATAAATGATAAAGGTGAGTCTATCGTAATCCCAAACTACAAATTAAGAACGGCTGTTTTAAAACACCTGTATGAAAAAGACAGTGTAAACACCCATCCGTTCACCGTAAAAACTGCTGAAAACAAAACTCAGGAGGAAGTTTACAAAATGGTTTTAAACTGCCCGTATATTTCTACCAATCAGGATATTTATGTAGAAAAGATAGCTGATAAGGAATATATGATCAGAGCATCAATCATAGATAGCTCCCTCTCGGAAAAGGTAAACAAATATTTTCAAGACATATACAAAAAAGAAGCTGACAAGGCAGTAAATTAATTGTAATCAGACTTATAAAGTTGTATTTTTATAATACATATAACTTTATATGCTCTGTTTATAATGAAAATTAATCATAAATTTTATTTACTTTTTTTACTGATTTTAGGTTTTAACAATTGTTCGACAGCCAAAAATAAAGACCAAAAACCAGGCAATTTATGGCTCGGATTAAACTATGGAATAGGAACGCAGCAATTTTTTCCCTTCAATTCAGAAGACTACATCTACGATATTGAGTTTTATAAAGTCCGGATAAACTATCTCCTAAAAGAAAAAAGAAAATGGAATATCGAACTAAATATTGAGCCAAGTCTATATTTAGCCGAACACCAACTGGTCAATATATATTTTGTCCAACCAAGATGGGGTTATGATTATATGGAACAAAGAGAAGAGTTTACAGAAAAAAGAAAGTATAGAGAATACGCATTAAATCTGGGCTTGACATTCCGACATAAAACTTATAGAAATTTAAGCACTTACGCCATGGGAAGTGTTGGCCCGATGTATTCAAACACCGGCTC is from Bacteroidota bacterium and encodes:
- a CDS encoding mechanosensitive ion channel family protein, which produces METYLDNIPFSQILIYLAIGLLLIVVSKFISAYVIPLLKGKQVSVSVSWQRVQIVIWLVFFGMFYTAMLHENRNLTIILTVVVTGLGWSYWRNIFSGILIKFYNQFNVGDEISTDFVIGKFKEINLDQSELINDKGESIVIPNYKLRTAVLKHLYEKDSVNTHPFTVKTAENKTQEEVYKMVLNCPYISTNQDIYVEKIADKEYMIRASIIDSSLSEKVNKYFQDIYKKEADKAVN